The genome window TGCGTTAATGATTGAATTTTTTGGGGATCTGAAACAATCAGGCTATCTGGCATCGATAGAAGAGAAATATATCGGTCACATTGGCACATTTGATTATGTCGATACCCGTGCGTTCATTCGTGCTTTAGACAGTCGGCTTCCCAAATGGGCGCCCCTGTTTAAGAAATATTCCGGCGATTTTGATTGGCGCTTAATTGCCGCGGTGGCCTATCAAGAGTCACACTGGAACCCACGAGCCAAATCCCCCACTGGCGTACGTGGTATGATGATGCTGACATTACCAACAGCGCGCAGCGTGGGCGTGCGCAATCGTCTGAGCCCCGAGCAGTCGATTCGTGGTGGCGTCAAATACCTTGACCGCATGGTCAGTCGTATCCCTGATTCCATATCGCGCCATGAAAAAATTTGGTTTGCTCTCGCCTCGTATAATGTGGGCTATGGGCATATGATGGATGCACGGCGCTTAACGCGTGAACAAGGTGGCGATCCAAACTCATGGGGAGATGTCAAAGACCGTTTACCACAGCTGCGCCAGAAAAAATATTTCGCCAATACTACCTATGGTTATGCGCGCGGCGATGAGGCGCTTGCCTACGTTGAAAATATCCGTCGCTATTATCAAAGTATTGCCGGTCATCTCGAGCAACACCCTAGCGCGCCAAGCGACAGCAATACCGATGATTTGAAAGTCATTAATGTGGCCCCATTGCCCGATGATCTGGACGATGACAGTGCGGATGTAGACCAAAGCGACGATACGCCATCCAATGAAACTGTGAGCCCAACAGAGAAACCATGAGACTGACTTTCAGTCATTAAATTATCACTTGATCTTTCTACTAAAAAACCCTAAAACAGTAGGAAGTTCTCGTGATGATTGGGCGTTTGTCCCCTTCTAAGAACACACGATTAACCGCAGATAATCTTTATCTCAATTCTTATCTTATCGATAGGCTTGCATGGCCGCATACTCATGTGACAAAGGTATATGTTGTTCCAACCTATACCTCTTAAGTCCGTGATGCGGTCAGCAATTCGCTCATGGTGGGGTTGTTCAGCCGATCCCATCAATCGCGCCACGCAATGACGAAAGACGAGATTACAATCATACTGGAATTAGACGTACAGGAGGTTGTTTTATGTTAAAACGTAAACAATCAAATTTATTTAAAAAACAGACAATTGCAGCAAACAGACGCCGAAGAATGCAAACCAACAATAAACGGAAAATCTTCGCGCGCCACCACTCTTATGTACAAATGAGCTGTTAATTCCATAGAGCAAACCCCCACATCAGTGGGCGTTTGCTTCCCTCTTCAGCCAGACTTCACACCTATGTTATTTGTCTTGTCCATTGATAGGCGGCTCAACAAACGCGGCTCGCTCTTCGCGTTTCCGCGCTTTAATTTCTTTGCGACGACGTTTAAAGAAGGCCTGTAACTGGGCTCGGCACTCCTCGGCTAATAAGCCAGACTCAATGGTCGCATAGTGATACGCGGCTTCATTCTCAAACAAATTCAATACGGTTCCTGCTGCGCCCGCTTTTAAATCCGGCGCACCAAAGACAATCCGTTTGACGCGGCTATGCAGCAGCGCGCCGGCACACATCGGACAAGGCTCCAACGTGACATATAATGTGGTATCCAATAACCGATAGTTATTCAGCGCCTGCCCCGCTTTGCGGATCACTTGAATTTCCGCATGCGCCGTCGCATCGTGATCGCCAATCGAGCGGTTCCACCCTTCAGCAATGATCGTCCCGTCTTTGACCAATACCGCTCCTACCGGCACTTCGCCAGCCAGTTCAGCTTGATGAGCCAGCTCGATCGCACGTTGCATATACACGTGATCTTGTGGACTAAATGTGGCGTGCGAGTCAGTCATGTCGAAAAATGCCTTGATCATTGGGGCGCGTATTATAAACAATTTCCAACAAAGCTACACCTCCAGATGCTCAGCGAGATAATCAATCAACAAGCGCACTTTCGGCGATAACAGCCGGTTTTCTGGATACAGGGCCCATACCCCTTCTCTGTCGGTTTTCAAACCATCCAGCACTTCCACCAGCTCTCCCGAGCGTAAATATGGGCGAACATAGTAATCCGGCAATTGCACCAAGCCCATACCTTTTAATGCCGCATTCAATAACACAAAGCCGCTATTACACGACAAGCGTCCACTGACTTTCATCGTACGATCACTGCCTTTAACGTTAAACCGCCAATGATCGTGGGTGCCGACTAAGCACTGATGATGTTGCAGCTCGGATAAGGTGTGCGGCACGCCCATACGTCCTAGATAGTCTGGGGTGGCGCAGACAAACAATTGCCGTTCACACAATTTACGCGCAATAAAACTCGAGTCTTCCAACTGCCCCAAGCGAATCGCCACATCGACGTGTTCTGCGACTAAATCTAACTTACGATTAGTCAATACCAGTTCCAATTCCAGATCCGGATACAACTGCAAAAAATCCTGCAGCAGTAAGGCAATTTTCCATTCACCAAAGGTAACAGGCGCGGTCACCTTAACTTTGCCTTTCGGCGTGGCCTGCATTTGTGTCACCGCTAATTCGGCTTCAGCCAGCCCTTCAACCAATGAGCGGCAATGCTGATAATACAACTGCCCAGCTTCGGTTAATGACACTCGTCGTGTGGTTCTTAATAACAGTTTGACGCCTAAACGCTGCTCTAATGCATTGACACGCCGACTAATGTTCGCCACGGAGGTCGATTGACGCAAGGCGGCCTGAGTAAAGCTTCCCGTGTCTGCCACCGTCACAAATTCATTAACCCCTTCCCAATTTGCCATTTTTATTATTACAATTTTGTAAAAGTTATTCTTATTTTGCCCTAATTATCTTTTAAATGAAATCCACTATACTGTTTTACTATTGTGAAAGCCGATTAAGTACCATTACTTCATAAGGAAAACATCAATGTCACAGGATAAATTTATTAAATCTCGCGCCGCGGTTGCGTGGGGTCCAAACCAGCCACTTAAGATGGAAGAAGTGGATGTTATGTTGCCACGCAAAGGCGAGGTATTGGTTAAAATCGTCGCGACAGGTGTTTGTCATACTGATGCATTCACCCTATCAGGTGACGATCCAGAAGGTGTTTTCCCAGCAATTCTCGGTCATGAAGGTGGCGGTATTGTTGAAATGGTCGGTGAAGGCGTCACTCACGTCGAAGTGGGCGATCATGTCATTCCTCTTTACACCGCAGAATGTGGTGAGTGTAAGATGTGTTTATCTGGCAAAACCAACCTATGTTCAGCAGTCCGTGAGACTCAAGGTAAAGGCTTGATGCCTGATGGTACCACGCGTTTTTACAAAGACGGCGAGCCAATTTTCCACTACATGGGATGCTCAACCTTCTCTGAGTACACCGTGCTACCAGAAATTTCACTGGCCAAAGTCAGTAAAGAGGCCCCACTAGAAGAAGTCTGCTTGTTAGGTTGTGGTGTAACCACCGGTATGGGCGCGGTAACGAAGACCGCGAACGTGCAAAAAGGTGACAACGTGGCGATCTTTGGTCTTGGCGGCATTGGCTTGTCTGCCATCATTGGCGCTCGTATGGCGGGCGCAAAACAAATTATCGGCATCGATATTAACGAACGTAAATTTGACCTAGCGAAAAAACTGGGTGCCACTGACTGCATCAATCCACAAAACTTCGATAAGCCAATTCAAGACGTCATTGTCGAGATGACTGACGGCGGTGTGGAATTCTCTTTTGAATGTATCGGTAACGTCGACGTCATGCGTCAAGCGCTGGAATGTTGCCACAAAGGCTGGGGCGAATCGGTCATCATTGGTGTTGCAGGGCACGGTAAAGAAATTTCCACCCGTCCATTCCAATTGGTTACTGGCCGAGTATGGCGTGGCTCCGCATTTGGTGGCGTCAAAGGCCGCTCTGAGCTACCAGACATTGTGGAACGCTATCTAGCGGGTGAATTCGGCTTACAAGAATTCATTACCCACACCATGAAACTCGAAGACATCAACGACGCCTTTGAACTGATGCATAAAGGCGAAAGCATTCGTTCTGTTGTCCACTTTTAATCGTGCACATCACGGCGGCGCCTCGCGCGCCGTCTGAGGAATTATCATGGATTTGACTAATGTAAGCCAAGCCAAAGTCTACGACGGTTGGCACAAGCAATATCAGCATACGTCCTCAGTATTAAACTGCGAGATGCGTTTTGCCATTTTTCTTCCGCCATCGGCATCTGCGGCGAACCCCGTACCGGTGTTGTATTGGTTGTCAGGGTTAACCTGCACGGATGAAAATTTCATGCAAAAAGCGGCGGCATTTGAAAAAGCCGCAGAGCTGGGGATAGCGATTGTCGCTCCCGACACCAGCCCTCGCGGTGAATCAGTCCCTGATGATGCAGAGAAAAGTTATGACTTTGGCTTAGGCGCTGGGTTTTATCTCAATGCCACACAAGAGCCTTGGAAAACGCATTACCAAATGTATTCGTACGTTGTTGAAGAACTTCCGCAACTTGTGGAAGCAAACTTCCCCGTGACGAGCCAGCGCTCGATTGCCGGTCATAGTATGGGTGGACATGGCGCGCTGACCATTGGTATCAAAAACCCAGACAAATACGTATCCATTTCTGCATTCAGTCCGATTTGCCATCCAACGGTGGTGCCTTGGGGCGAAAAAGCGTTCCGTCACTATCTCGGTGAAGATAAGACAACGTGGCAAGAATACGATGCGGTTGAACTCATCAAAACTCATCAGGTCACCACACCGATTCTAGTGGATCAAGGCGATGCAGATGGGTTCTTGGAAGAGCAGCTTAAACCAGAAGCATTACAACACGCTGCACGAGAGCATCATGTCCCGCTGGAATTGCGAATGCAATCTGGTTACGACCACAGTTACTTTTTTATTCAAACCTTTATCAACGAGCATTTGGCTTTCCATGCCTGCCAACTGTTTAAAGATTAATTGATGGTTTGTTTTTTAGCCTGCTTGGTCTAAGCAGGCTTTTTTTTATCTCTGCCCCTCTGATGCGCGTTATCGGCGGCGGTCCTGGCGAGTCTGCAACACTGTACACCATGCGAAATGTCAACAAATGAGGCTGCTGCTGACTGTCCTGCCAGCGCACATCAAGCTGCACGACATAAATGCCCTGCACTAGCGGCTCGGTCATTGTCCAAGATAAAGAAAATACCCCATTATGTTGCTCACCATCGTGCCAATGCTGGACGAACTCCGTACCTTGGAGCAGCGCGTCTTTTTGCCATAAGGTCAACTGCTCACTCGCCAGTTGCTCTGCCTGTTGCCATTGCTGCGCTAAATGCGCTTGTACCTTCATCTGTTGATGCAGCGAGAGTAACCCCAATGTTGCTGTCGTCATCAATGCCATCACCATCAGCACTTCCAGTAACGTCACCCCAGCACAGGAATGATTACCTTTCATAATAACTGCCCGCTAAGCGCTGCGCTTGCACCTCATCGAAGACCACACTATTGATCACCTGCTGTTGGCCAGATTGACTTCTGATCCGCCAGCGATCAGCGCCATACTCCACCGTGATGCGACTTCCAGTGATAGACTGACAGCGCGTAATGTCAGCCGATGACATCCCGTTCTTCCCCTGCTTAGCGATCATTGCGCTTGCTTGGGAACGCCTAAGCACAGCCGTGGTGACACATTCGACTCCTGCTCTCGCTTGCCAGCGTTGCTGGCTAGTGGCGACCTGTTTGTGTATCTGCTGAATGTGATACCACAAGGCGCGGTAGTGCGCCAAACTGACCAGCAGCATCAGTGCCAAGATGACCAGCACCATCAACAGCAACGCCGCCCCTTGCTGTGTCACGTTACGGCTCATCGCTGCCTCCATTGCCTCCATTAATTACCAGCCGAGTCATACGCTGCGATTCCGTTCGTCCATCATCGCCTGACTCCTGAAGCGTAGTCTCGATCGCCACTTGTTGTATGACGCTCCCCACCGCTGAGCGATACAACTGACTGGTGACCTGCCAGTGCGTAATTCGATATTGCTGGGTATCAACAACCTGATAACAAGGGGTTGAGCGCGTCGAACGCCGCACATCACGAAACGACAGTCTTGAGGAAGCCAGATGATCACACAAGACCAATTGCTGATCAGAGGCTTGATAACGATAAACCAAGTGCACATAGTCTGGACTCGATTGCGAGTTAGGTAACTGATATACGATACCTAACTCGTCGCCCTGCGAGCTCACCTTAACACTGCGTTGAGATCCGAGAAATGTCGCCACTCCCCCGGTATGTCTTTGATAACCAGCACGTCCTAACTCCTGACTGATGGTGGTCAAAATAGACTGGGTTTGTTGATGAAGCTGTAACTGTCGTTGCTGTGACTGAGTGCTACGTTCTAACTGAACGAAAAAAGCACCAAGACTGCCGATGACCATACTGCCTAACGCCAATGCAATCATGAGTTCAAGTAACGTGAAACCATGACAGTTAACACTGCGGATAAGCACGGCTCGCCTCCTGTGCGCAAACGCGAATCCTTCCGGTTGCGTAGGAGGTCACCACTCGTAATAGGGAGCGTCCCTCTCGGTCGACAATACGAATATGCCCGTTACTGAGCTTATGGCGAAAACCGTCTACCCATAATTGCTGCGCGCTGTAGTGCAGTGATACCTCCACACCCTGAAACAGATCCCCTTCGAGCACTAGTAAAGGCGTGTCCATTGAGGGCGTTTGAGGACTCACTTGCAATTGCCAAGTGGATGAGCCTGCGCCGTTTACTGGTAATTTCTGTATCACTAAATCCTGGTGTCGCTGGTTAGCAAGCTGCTGCGCTGAAGAAATAAACATCACCAACTCATCCGCCAGAGCGGAGGCACTCAGTGATTGTTTACTTTGCTGTATGGAGGGAAAACACAAACACAATGTCCCGCCCATAATCGCTAAGACGATCGCGACTTCAATCAAGGTCATTCCGCGAGATAACTCCCGAAAAAAACGCATAGGCCTTTCCTCAAACTCCGTAAAGTCACGAGAATAGCAAGTACAAGCGGGACATCGCTGAGTCTGAGCCGGGAGGTGGGAAATGCATCGAAATATAAAACGTCAGCGTGCTTATCATCATCGCCATGGTATGACGTTGATCGAAATTCTGATAGTGCTGAGCATCATTGCGCTGCTCAGTGCGCTGGCCTATCCAACGTATCAAGAGCATGTGTTAAGCAGCCATCGCCGCCAAGCGCTGCTCGATATGGCCAGAATTCAGTTATACATTGATGGTCACGCGTCTGTATCACAAGCCATTGCGAGCATTACCGAACAAGGGCAATGCACCAAATTCTGCAATACGCCGAGCAGCCAGTATATCATCCACATTACCGCGCACCCGTCTAGCTACTCGATTACCGCCTCCCCGCAAGGTCGCCAGCGACACGATACCTGTCATGCTGATGACTATGACGCTCTGATCGTACGAAGTAATGGAGAGCATGAGCCCAAATCCTGTTGGTAATTCATCACACAACACGGCTTTTGGCCAAGATAACAGGCATAAAAAAACCAACGCCAAGGCGTTGGTTTTTCATCAATCAGCATGTTCAATCTGCTTAGCTGGTTAGGTCATCAAAGAACTTTTTCACGCCTTTGAAGAAGCCATCAGATTTAGGCTTGTGTTTCGTGCCAGTTTCGCCACCAAACGATTCTTCTAGTTGACGCAGTAACGCTTTTTGCTCAGCGCCTAGTTTGACTGGCGTTTCAACAACCAGTTTAACGATCAAGTCACCCACTGGGCCACCACGAACGCCTTTCACACCTTTACCGCGTAAACGGAACATACGGCCAGTTTGCGTTTCTTCCGGCACTTTCAGATTCAAGCGACCATCCAGTGTGGGGACTTCGACTTCACCACCCAGTGCGGCTAATCCAAAGCTAATTGGCACTTCGCAACGTAGGTTATTGCCGTCACGTTCAAAAATAGCATGATCTCTAATTTGAACTTGAACATACAAGTCACCGGCTGGCGCACCGTGCTCACCCGCTTCCCCTTCACCAGAAAGACGAATACGGTCACCCGTATCAACACCGGCA of Vibrio zhugei contains these proteins:
- the mltF gene encoding membrane-bound lytic murein transglycosylase MltF, producing MTTLFPDTFTRCLTLILVAVTLSGCQIDSEPKSELDQIRERGVLRVGTLNNQLSYYIGTDGPAGLDYELTREFARELGVKLEIKPAYRLASLFPALKNGEIDIIAAGLSQSEQRLKHFRAGPAYYYVSQQLIYQKGEWRPRNIKQLISHQTQLDSAQQAASLIHVVKDSHFEKTLADIQQRYPNFHYKVDNNNDINDLLRQVSKGSLAFTVADSVQVSLAQRIYPDLAVAFEMTEDQPISWFMRRSDDESLYALMIEFFGDLKQSGYLASIEEKYIGHIGTFDYVDTRAFIRALDSRLPKWAPLFKKYSGDFDWRLIAAVAYQESHWNPRAKSPTGVRGMMMLTLPTARSVGVRNRLSPEQSIRGGVKYLDRMVSRIPDSISRHEKIWFALASYNVGYGHMMDARRLTREQGGDPNSWGDVKDRLPQLRQKKYFANTTYGYARGDEALAYVENIRRYYQSIAGHLEQHPSAPSDSNTDDLKVINVAPLPDDLDDDSADVDQSDDTPSNETVSPTEKP
- the tadA gene encoding tRNA adenosine(34) deaminase TadA — protein: MTDSHATFSPQDHVYMQRAIELAHQAELAGEVPVGAVLVKDGTIIAEGWNRSIGDHDATAHAEIQVIRKAGQALNNYRLLDTTLYVTLEPCPMCAGALLHSRVKRIVFGAPDLKAGAAGTVLNLFENEAAYHYATIESGLLAEECRAQLQAFFKRRRKEIKARKREERAAFVEPPINGQDK
- a CDS encoding LysR family transcriptional regulator, whose protein sequence is MANWEGVNEFVTVADTGSFTQAALRQSTSVANISRRVNALEQRLGVKLLLRTTRRVSLTEAGQLYYQHCRSLVEGLAEAELAVTQMQATPKGKVKVTAPVTFGEWKIALLLQDFLQLYPDLELELVLTNRKLDLVAEHVDVAIRLGQLEDSSFIARKLCERQLFVCATPDYLGRMGVPHTLSELQHHQCLVGTHDHWRFNVKGSDRTMKVSGRLSCNSGFVLLNAALKGMGLVQLPDYYVRPYLRSGELVEVLDGLKTDREGVWALYPENRLLSPKVRLLIDYLAEHLEV
- a CDS encoding S-(hydroxymethyl)glutathione dehydrogenase/class III alcohol dehydrogenase, which codes for MSQDKFIKSRAAVAWGPNQPLKMEEVDVMLPRKGEVLVKIVATGVCHTDAFTLSGDDPEGVFPAILGHEGGGIVEMVGEGVTHVEVGDHVIPLYTAECGECKMCLSGKTNLCSAVRETQGKGLMPDGTTRFYKDGEPIFHYMGCSTFSEYTVLPEISLAKVSKEAPLEEVCLLGCGVTTGMGAVTKTANVQKGDNVAIFGLGGIGLSAIIGARMAGAKQIIGIDINERKFDLAKKLGATDCINPQNFDKPIQDVIVEMTDGGVEFSFECIGNVDVMRQALECCHKGWGESVIIGVAGHGKEISTRPFQLVTGRVWRGSAFGGVKGRSELPDIVERYLAGEFGLQEFITHTMKLEDINDAFELMHKGESIRSVVHF
- the fghA gene encoding S-formylglutathione hydrolase, whose amino-acid sequence is MDLTNVSQAKVYDGWHKQYQHTSSVLNCEMRFAIFLPPSASAANPVPVLYWLSGLTCTDENFMQKAAAFEKAAELGIAIVAPDTSPRGESVPDDAEKSYDFGLGAGFYLNATQEPWKTHYQMYSYVVEELPQLVEANFPVTSQRSIAGHSMGGHGALTIGIKNPDKYVSISAFSPICHPTVVPWGEKAFRHYLGEDKTTWQEYDAVELIKTHQVTTPILVDQGDADGFLEEQLKPEALQHAAREHHVPLELRMQSGYDHSYFFIQTFINEHLAFHACQLFKD
- a CDS encoding type IV pilus modification PilV family protein; amino-acid sequence: MKGNHSCAGVTLLEVLMVMALMTTATLGLLSLHQQMKVQAHLAQQWQQAEQLASEQLTLWQKDALLQGTEFVQHWHDGEQHNGVFSLSWTMTEPLVQGIYVVQLDVRWQDSQQQPHLLTFRMVYSVADSPGPPPITRIRGAEIKKSLLRPSRLKNKPSINL
- a CDS encoding prepilin-type N-terminal cleavage/methylation domain-containing protein, with the protein product MLIRSVNCHGFTLLELMIALALGSMVIGSLGAFFVQLERSTQSQQRQLQLHQQTQSILTTISQELGRAGYQRHTGGVATFLGSQRSVKVSSQGDELGIVYQLPNSQSSPDYVHLVYRYQASDQQLVLCDHLASSRLSFRDVRRSTRSTPCYQVVDTQQYRITHWQVTSQLYRSAVGSVIQQVAIETTLQESGDDGRTESQRMTRLVINGGNGGSDEP
- a CDS encoding pilus assembly FimT family protein, coding for MRFFRELSRGMTLIEVAIVLAIMGGTLCLCFPSIQQSKQSLSASALADELVMFISSAQQLANQRHQDLVIQKLPVNGAGSSTWQLQVSPQTPSMDTPLLVLEGDLFQGVEVSLHYSAQQLWVDGFRHKLSNGHIRIVDREGRSLLRVVTSYATGRIRVCAQEASRAYPQC
- a CDS encoding type IV pilin protein, which encodes MHRNIKRQRAYHHRHGMTLIEILIVLSIIALLSALAYPTYQEHVLSSHRRQALLDMARIQLYIDGHASVSQAIASITEQGQCTKFCNTPSSQYIIHITAHPSSYSITASPQGRQRHDTCHADDYDALIVRSNGEHEPKSCW